From a region of the Oncorhynchus mykiss isolate Arlee chromosome 32, USDA_OmykA_1.1, whole genome shotgun sequence genome:
- the LOC118946473 gene encoding uncharacterized protein LOC118946473 isoform X3, with the protein MPGCFSRLTERVRGLRQPSASTGCSNSFMGCFCCLFPFCRVRDRREVDSDSDFEEESTVLDEVQLDVPLLPVILHVQDAAIILEEATGNWQLIPIRYSPLYCGPVVIRNNASPVAKAWRTFQFISPIITYMRGGSQQVVVRMHHVSRVRGLETQLVWAISKETARLSPEGIPYCATKVQSVTWIQYVAGRVTQYASHLRHETSVDVTFGCYQTDVSVVYATLHMGLDGLLSSSAWSEAASVSTPTNQQFTEPEPEGHNCYEGWEEDLLPEEREVPLLNLYLTTKRVEDIALRLVSLRQAFTTLLGSTLSRNHLFVAGKVLMGALVQAHHMDEAEFIRAYNDFVDYLSDPSKEIDIERELAEAKIHHVNLIDVLFELVLFGLMIAQKSLIVHPGGFMERLYALLYSFLPAAASIEPKAERYLLLLNGGLMALLDDMFGQQLAWYFNPESLVTELSSLLEYHLENLMASM; encoded by the exons ATGCCTGGGTGCTTTTCAAGATTGACGGAGAGAGTGCGAGGACTTCGGCAGCCTTCTGCGTCGACAGGTTGTTCAAATTCATTTATGGGTTGTTTTTGTTGTCTTTTTCCGTTTTGCAGGGTTCGCGATCGTCGGGAGGTGGACAGCGACAGCGACTTCGAAGAGG AATCAACTGTACTGGATGAGGTCCAGTTGGATGTGCCACTGCTGCCAGTTATCCTTCATGTCCAGGATGCTGCTATCATCCTTGAG GAGGCCACTGGTAATTGGCAGCTGATACCGATTAGGTACAGCCCCCTGTACTGTGGGCCTGTTGTGATCAGG AACAATGCCAGTCCGGTGGCTAAAGCCTGGAGAACTTTCCAGTTCATCAGCCCCATTATCACCTACATGCGTGGGGGATCCCAG CAGGTGGTGGTGAGGATGCACCATGTGAGTAGGGTTCGAGGCCTGGAGACTCAACTGGTGTGGGCCATCTCCAAGGAGACAGCCAGGCTTAGTCCAGAGGGCATCCCCTACTGTGCCACCAAGGTGCAGTCCGTCACTTGGATCCAG tatgTGGCTGGCAGGGTGACCCAGTATGCGTCTCACCTCCGCCACGAGACGTCTGTGGACGTGACGTTTGGCTGCTACCAG ACTGATGTCTCGGTGGTGTACGCCACTCTCCACATGGGGCTGGATGGGCTGCTCTCCTCCTCGGCATGGTCGGAGGCTGCCTCCGTCTCTACGCCCACCAATCAGCAGTTCACTGAGCCAGAGCCTGAAGGCCACAACTGCTATGAG GGCTGGGAGGAGGACCTGCTGCCTGAGGAGAGGGAGGTTCCTCTGCTAAA ccTCTACCTTACCACCAAGAGAGTGGAGGACATCGCCCTGAGGCTCGTCTCCCTGCGCCAGGCCTTCACT ACACTGCTTGGTTCCACCCTGAGCAGGAACCATCTGTTTGTGGCAGGAAAGGTCCTAATGGGCGCACTGGTTCAAGCCCACCACATG GACGAGGCCGAATTCATCCGTGCCTATAATGACTTTGTGGACTACCTGAGTGACCCCTCGAAGGAGATTGACATTGAGAGGGAGCTGGCTGAGGCAAAG ATCCATCATGTTAACCTGATAGATGTCCTCTTTGAACTGGTGCTGTTTGGGTTGATGATAGCTCAGAAGTCCCTGATTGTG CACCCTGGTGGGTTCATGGAGCGTCTGTACGCTCTCCTGTACTCCTTCCTGCCCGCTGCTGCCAGCATTGAGCCAAAGGCTGAGAGATACCTGCTGCTGCTCAAT GGCGGGCTGATGGCTCTGCTTGATGACATGTTTGGGCAGCAGCTGGCCTGGTACtttaacccagaatctctggtcaCTGAGCTCTCCAGCCTCCTGGAGTACCACCTGGAGAACCTCATGGCCAGCATGTAG
- the LOC118946473 gene encoding uncharacterized protein LOC118946473 isoform X5 has protein sequence MPGCFSRLTERVRGLRQPSASTGCSNSFMGCFCCLFPFCRVRDRREVDSDSDFEEESTVLDEVQLDVPLLPVILHVQDAAIILEEATGNWQLIPIRYSPLYCGPVVIRNNASPVAKAWRTFQFISPIITYMRGGSQQVVVRMHHVSRVRGLETQLVWAISKETARLSPEGIPYCATKVQSVTWIQYVAGRVTQYASHLRHETSVDVTFGCYQQQTDVSVVYATLHMGLDGLLSSSAWSEAASVSTPTNQQFTEPEPEGHNCYEGWEEDLLPEEREVPLLNLYLTTKRVEDIALRLVSLRQAFTDEAEFIRAYNDFVDYLSDPSKEIDIERELAEAKIHHVNLIDVLFELVLFGLMIAQKSLIVHPGGFMERLYALLYSFLPAAASIEPKAERYLLLLNGGLMALLDDMFGQQLAWYFNPESLVTELSSLLEYHLENLMASM, from the exons ATGCCTGGGTGCTTTTCAAGATTGACGGAGAGAGTGCGAGGACTTCGGCAGCCTTCTGCGTCGACAGGTTGTTCAAATTCATTTATGGGTTGTTTTTGTTGTCTTTTTCCGTTTTGCAGGGTTCGCGATCGTCGGGAGGTGGACAGCGACAGCGACTTCGAAGAGG AATCAACTGTACTGGATGAGGTCCAGTTGGATGTGCCACTGCTGCCAGTTATCCTTCATGTCCAGGATGCTGCTATCATCCTTGAG GAGGCCACTGGTAATTGGCAGCTGATACCGATTAGGTACAGCCCCCTGTACTGTGGGCCTGTTGTGATCAGG AACAATGCCAGTCCGGTGGCTAAAGCCTGGAGAACTTTCCAGTTCATCAGCCCCATTATCACCTACATGCGTGGGGGATCCCAG CAGGTGGTGGTGAGGATGCACCATGTGAGTAGGGTTCGAGGCCTGGAGACTCAACTGGTGTGGGCCATCTCCAAGGAGACAGCCAGGCTTAGTCCAGAGGGCATCCCCTACTGTGCCACCAAGGTGCAGTCCGTCACTTGGATCCAG tatgTGGCTGGCAGGGTGACCCAGTATGCGTCTCACCTCCGCCACGAGACGTCTGTGGACGTGACGTTTGGCTGCTACCAG cAGCAGACTGATGTCTCGGTGGTGTACGCCACTCTCCACATGGGGCTGGATGGGCTGCTCTCCTCCTCGGCATGGTCGGAGGCTGCCTCCGTCTCTACGCCCACCAATCAGCAGTTCACTGAGCCAGAGCCTGAAGGCCACAACTGCTATGAG GGCTGGGAGGAGGACCTGCTGCCTGAGGAGAGGGAGGTTCCTCTGCTAAA ccTCTACCTTACCACCAAGAGAGTGGAGGACATCGCCCTGAGGCTCGTCTCCCTGCGCCAGGCCTTCACT GACGAGGCCGAATTCATCCGTGCCTATAATGACTTTGTGGACTACCTGAGTGACCCCTCGAAGGAGATTGACATTGAGAGGGAGCTGGCTGAGGCAAAG ATCCATCATGTTAACCTGATAGATGTCCTCTTTGAACTGGTGCTGTTTGGGTTGATGATAGCTCAGAAGTCCCTGATTGTG CACCCTGGTGGGTTCATGGAGCGTCTGTACGCTCTCCTGTACTCCTTCCTGCCCGCTGCTGCCAGCATTGAGCCAAAGGCTGAGAGATACCTGCTGCTGCTCAAT GGCGGGCTGATGGCTCTGCTTGATGACATGTTTGGGCAGCAGCTGGCCTGGTACtttaacccagaatctctggtcaCTGAGCTCTCCAGCCTCCTGGAGTACCACCTGGAGAACCTCATGGCCAGCATGTAG
- the LOC118946473 gene encoding uncharacterized protein LOC118946473 isoform X1, which translates to MPGCFSRLTERVRGLRQPSASTGCSNSFMGCFCCLFPFCRVRDRREVDSDSDFEEESTVLDEVQLDVPLLPVILHVQDAAIILEEATGNWQLIPIRYSPLYCGPVVIRNNASPVAKAWRTFQFISPIITYMRGGSQQVVVRMHHVSRVRGLETQLVWAISKETARLSPEGIPYCATKVQSVTWIQYVAGRVTQYASHLRHETSVDVTFGCYQQQTDVSVVYATLHMGLDGLLSSSAWSEAASVSTPTNQQFTEPEPEGHNCYEGWEEDLLPEEREVPLLNLYLTTKRVEDIALRLVSLRQAFTTLLGSTLSRNHLFVAGKVLMGALVQAHHMDEAEFIRAYNDFVDYLSDPSKEIDIERELAEAKIHHVNLIDVLFELVLFGLMIAQKSLIVHPGGFMERLYALLYSFLPAAASIEPKAERYLLLLNGGLMALLDDMFGQQLAWYFNPESLVTELSSLLEYHLENLMASM; encoded by the exons ATGCCTGGGTGCTTTTCAAGATTGACGGAGAGAGTGCGAGGACTTCGGCAGCCTTCTGCGTCGACAGGTTGTTCAAATTCATTTATGGGTTGTTTTTGTTGTCTTTTTCCGTTTTGCAGGGTTCGCGATCGTCGGGAGGTGGACAGCGACAGCGACTTCGAAGAGG AATCAACTGTACTGGATGAGGTCCAGTTGGATGTGCCACTGCTGCCAGTTATCCTTCATGTCCAGGATGCTGCTATCATCCTTGAG GAGGCCACTGGTAATTGGCAGCTGATACCGATTAGGTACAGCCCCCTGTACTGTGGGCCTGTTGTGATCAGG AACAATGCCAGTCCGGTGGCTAAAGCCTGGAGAACTTTCCAGTTCATCAGCCCCATTATCACCTACATGCGTGGGGGATCCCAG CAGGTGGTGGTGAGGATGCACCATGTGAGTAGGGTTCGAGGCCTGGAGACTCAACTGGTGTGGGCCATCTCCAAGGAGACAGCCAGGCTTAGTCCAGAGGGCATCCCCTACTGTGCCACCAAGGTGCAGTCCGTCACTTGGATCCAG tatgTGGCTGGCAGGGTGACCCAGTATGCGTCTCACCTCCGCCACGAGACGTCTGTGGACGTGACGTTTGGCTGCTACCAG cAGCAGACTGATGTCTCGGTGGTGTACGCCACTCTCCACATGGGGCTGGATGGGCTGCTCTCCTCCTCGGCATGGTCGGAGGCTGCCTCCGTCTCTACGCCCACCAATCAGCAGTTCACTGAGCCAGAGCCTGAAGGCCACAACTGCTATGAG GGCTGGGAGGAGGACCTGCTGCCTGAGGAGAGGGAGGTTCCTCTGCTAAA ccTCTACCTTACCACCAAGAGAGTGGAGGACATCGCCCTGAGGCTCGTCTCCCTGCGCCAGGCCTTCACT ACACTGCTTGGTTCCACCCTGAGCAGGAACCATCTGTTTGTGGCAGGAAAGGTCCTAATGGGCGCACTGGTTCAAGCCCACCACATG GACGAGGCCGAATTCATCCGTGCCTATAATGACTTTGTGGACTACCTGAGTGACCCCTCGAAGGAGATTGACATTGAGAGGGAGCTGGCTGAGGCAAAG ATCCATCATGTTAACCTGATAGATGTCCTCTTTGAACTGGTGCTGTTTGGGTTGATGATAGCTCAGAAGTCCCTGATTGTG CACCCTGGTGGGTTCATGGAGCGTCTGTACGCTCTCCTGTACTCCTTCCTGCCCGCTGCTGCCAGCATTGAGCCAAAGGCTGAGAGATACCTGCTGCTGCTCAAT GGCGGGCTGATGGCTCTGCTTGATGACATGTTTGGGCAGCAGCTGGCCTGGTACtttaacccagaatctctggtcaCTGAGCTCTCCAGCCTCCTGGAGTACCACCTGGAGAACCTCATGGCCAGCATGTAG
- the LOC118946473 gene encoding uncharacterized protein LOC118946473 isoform X2 → MPGCFSRLTERVRGLRQPSASTGCSNSFMGCFCCLFPFCRVRDRREVDSDSDFEEESTVLDEVQLDVPLLPVILHVQDAAIILEEATGNWQLIPIRYSPLYCGPVVIRNNASPVAKAWRTFQFISPIITYMRGGSQQVVVRMHHVSRVRGLETQLVWAISKETARLSPEGIPYCATKVQSVTWIQYVAGRVTQYASHLRHETSVDVTFGCYQQTDVSVVYATLHMGLDGLLSSSAWSEAASVSTPTNQQFTEPEPEGHNCYEGWEEDLLPEEREVPLLNLYLTTKRVEDIALRLVSLRQAFTTLLGSTLSRNHLFVAGKVLMGALVQAHHMDEAEFIRAYNDFVDYLSDPSKEIDIERELAEAKIHHVNLIDVLFELVLFGLMIAQKSLIVHPGGFMERLYALLYSFLPAAASIEPKAERYLLLLNGGLMALLDDMFGQQLAWYFNPESLVTELSSLLEYHLENLMASM, encoded by the exons ATGCCTGGGTGCTTTTCAAGATTGACGGAGAGAGTGCGAGGACTTCGGCAGCCTTCTGCGTCGACAGGTTGTTCAAATTCATTTATGGGTTGTTTTTGTTGTCTTTTTCCGTTTTGCAGGGTTCGCGATCGTCGGGAGGTGGACAGCGACAGCGACTTCGAAGAGG AATCAACTGTACTGGATGAGGTCCAGTTGGATGTGCCACTGCTGCCAGTTATCCTTCATGTCCAGGATGCTGCTATCATCCTTGAG GAGGCCACTGGTAATTGGCAGCTGATACCGATTAGGTACAGCCCCCTGTACTGTGGGCCTGTTGTGATCAGG AACAATGCCAGTCCGGTGGCTAAAGCCTGGAGAACTTTCCAGTTCATCAGCCCCATTATCACCTACATGCGTGGGGGATCCCAG CAGGTGGTGGTGAGGATGCACCATGTGAGTAGGGTTCGAGGCCTGGAGACTCAACTGGTGTGGGCCATCTCCAAGGAGACAGCCAGGCTTAGTCCAGAGGGCATCCCCTACTGTGCCACCAAGGTGCAGTCCGTCACTTGGATCCAG tatgTGGCTGGCAGGGTGACCCAGTATGCGTCTCACCTCCGCCACGAGACGTCTGTGGACGTGACGTTTGGCTGCTACCAG CAGACTGATGTCTCGGTGGTGTACGCCACTCTCCACATGGGGCTGGATGGGCTGCTCTCCTCCTCGGCATGGTCGGAGGCTGCCTCCGTCTCTACGCCCACCAATCAGCAGTTCACTGAGCCAGAGCCTGAAGGCCACAACTGCTATGAG GGCTGGGAGGAGGACCTGCTGCCTGAGGAGAGGGAGGTTCCTCTGCTAAA ccTCTACCTTACCACCAAGAGAGTGGAGGACATCGCCCTGAGGCTCGTCTCCCTGCGCCAGGCCTTCACT ACACTGCTTGGTTCCACCCTGAGCAGGAACCATCTGTTTGTGGCAGGAAAGGTCCTAATGGGCGCACTGGTTCAAGCCCACCACATG GACGAGGCCGAATTCATCCGTGCCTATAATGACTTTGTGGACTACCTGAGTGACCCCTCGAAGGAGATTGACATTGAGAGGGAGCTGGCTGAGGCAAAG ATCCATCATGTTAACCTGATAGATGTCCTCTTTGAACTGGTGCTGTTTGGGTTGATGATAGCTCAGAAGTCCCTGATTGTG CACCCTGGTGGGTTCATGGAGCGTCTGTACGCTCTCCTGTACTCCTTCCTGCCCGCTGCTGCCAGCATTGAGCCAAAGGCTGAGAGATACCTGCTGCTGCTCAAT GGCGGGCTGATGGCTCTGCTTGATGACATGTTTGGGCAGCAGCTGGCCTGGTACtttaacccagaatctctggtcaCTGAGCTCTCCAGCCTCCTGGAGTACCACCTGGAGAACCTCATGGCCAGCATGTAG
- the LOC118946473 gene encoding uncharacterized protein LOC118946473 isoform X4 — translation MGLSLVGAQNALGTSSGFKRVRDRREVDSDSDFEEESTVLDEVQLDVPLLPVILHVQDAAIILEEATGNWQLIPIRYSPLYCGPVVIRNNASPVAKAWRTFQFISPIITYMRGGSQQVVVRMHHVSRVRGLETQLVWAISKETARLSPEGIPYCATKVQSVTWIQYVAGRVTQYASHLRHETSVDVTFGCYQQQTDVSVVYATLHMGLDGLLSSSAWSEAASVSTPTNQQFTEPEPEGHNCYEGWEEDLLPEEREVPLLNLYLTTKRVEDIALRLVSLRQAFTTLLGSTLSRNHLFVAGKVLMGALVQAHHMDEAEFIRAYNDFVDYLSDPSKEIDIERELAEAKIHHVNLIDVLFELVLFGLMIAQKSLIVHPGGFMERLYALLYSFLPAAASIEPKAERYLLLLNGGLMALLDDMFGQQLAWYFNPESLVTELSSLLEYHLENLMASM, via the exons ATGGGACTGAGCTTGGTGGGTGCGCAGAACGCTTTGGGAACCTCATCTGGCTTCAAAAG GGTTCGCGATCGTCGGGAGGTGGACAGCGACAGCGACTTCGAAGAGG AATCAACTGTACTGGATGAGGTCCAGTTGGATGTGCCACTGCTGCCAGTTATCCTTCATGTCCAGGATGCTGCTATCATCCTTGAG GAGGCCACTGGTAATTGGCAGCTGATACCGATTAGGTACAGCCCCCTGTACTGTGGGCCTGTTGTGATCAGG AACAATGCCAGTCCGGTGGCTAAAGCCTGGAGAACTTTCCAGTTCATCAGCCCCATTATCACCTACATGCGTGGGGGATCCCAG CAGGTGGTGGTGAGGATGCACCATGTGAGTAGGGTTCGAGGCCTGGAGACTCAACTGGTGTGGGCCATCTCCAAGGAGACAGCCAGGCTTAGTCCAGAGGGCATCCCCTACTGTGCCACCAAGGTGCAGTCCGTCACTTGGATCCAG tatgTGGCTGGCAGGGTGACCCAGTATGCGTCTCACCTCCGCCACGAGACGTCTGTGGACGTGACGTTTGGCTGCTACCAG cAGCAGACTGATGTCTCGGTGGTGTACGCCACTCTCCACATGGGGCTGGATGGGCTGCTCTCCTCCTCGGCATGGTCGGAGGCTGCCTCCGTCTCTACGCCCACCAATCAGCAGTTCACTGAGCCAGAGCCTGAAGGCCACAACTGCTATGAG GGCTGGGAGGAGGACCTGCTGCCTGAGGAGAGGGAGGTTCCTCTGCTAAA ccTCTACCTTACCACCAAGAGAGTGGAGGACATCGCCCTGAGGCTCGTCTCCCTGCGCCAGGCCTTCACT ACACTGCTTGGTTCCACCCTGAGCAGGAACCATCTGTTTGTGGCAGGAAAGGTCCTAATGGGCGCACTGGTTCAAGCCCACCACATG GACGAGGCCGAATTCATCCGTGCCTATAATGACTTTGTGGACTACCTGAGTGACCCCTCGAAGGAGATTGACATTGAGAGGGAGCTGGCTGAGGCAAAG ATCCATCATGTTAACCTGATAGATGTCCTCTTTGAACTGGTGCTGTTTGGGTTGATGATAGCTCAGAAGTCCCTGATTGTG CACCCTGGTGGGTTCATGGAGCGTCTGTACGCTCTCCTGTACTCCTTCCTGCCCGCTGCTGCCAGCATTGAGCCAAAGGCTGAGAGATACCTGCTGCTGCTCAAT GGCGGGCTGATGGCTCTGCTTGATGACATGTTTGGGCAGCAGCTGGCCTGGTACtttaacccagaatctctggtcaCTGAGCTCTCCAGCCTCCTGGAGTACCACCTGGAGAACCTCATGGCCAGCATGTAG